From the Candidatus Delongbacteria bacterium genome, the window AGAATAGAGAATGGATACTCACAAGAAGCATTTGCTCTTGAGTGTGGTATATCCAGAGCATACTACGGAAAGTGTGAACTTGGTTTGCATTCTTTTACTGTAGACAAGTTACAACTAATTTGTAATCTTTTAAATGT encodes:
- a CDS encoding helix-turn-helix transcriptional regulator translates to MKKKIEYNSINYRLGQNIARIRIENGYSQEAFALECGISRAYYGKCELGLHSFTVDKLQLICNLLNVSIADLFYTKDKKYI